Genomic DNA from Streptomyces venezuelae:
CCTCAGTGAGCGGCCCGGGGCGGGCCGGGCCTCGCGAGGGCCGCAACCCCGGGCAGCCAGCCAAGCACCAGACCCCACAGCGCCCCGAACAGGGCGCCGGCCAGGGGGAGCAGCAGCCAACCCCACAGGCCCGCCTCGACCATGCGGGCCGCGACCATGCCGCGCCAGGTGCCCGCCGCCGCCGTGCCCGCGATCAGCGCCGTCCAGCCCGCGAGCAGGCGGCGGACGCGGCGTGCGGCCGGGCGTACGCGCAGATGGCGGCGCATCCGGGCAGTGGCGGTCGCGACCAGGAGCAGCGCGGCGAAGTTCTCGCAGAGCTGCCAGGGCCAGTCCGTCGCGCCCAGCGGCGTCGCCCGCAGTCCCGGCAGCGCGAAGGGCACGCCGAGCGCGCTCGGCACGACCGACAGACCCGCCCGCGCCGTGAACGCGGTCAGCAGCGTCGCGCTGCCGTGCGCGAGGACGAGCAGCAGGCAGACGCTCGCCACCACGGCCGAGGCATCCATCCGGGCCCGCAACGCGCCGATCACCCTCGTCGTCCGCATGGCGCGCCACTGTAGGGCGCGAGAGGTGCCGGGGACAGGGGCCCGGCCGGAAAAAGTGAACAACGCTCAGGTCTGTTGCGGGGCGGGTGCCGCGATCTACCATCCCGGCCATGAAGTCCCCTGCGGCGCGGCCCACTTGGGTGACCGGAGCGGTCGGCGCGGTCGTGCTGGCCGTCGCGGCGGCACTGCTGGTCGCCGTGGGCCCGCGAGGTGCCGGTGCCGCGCCCGCCGACACCGCAAGCGGCCACCGCTGGATCACGGACCGGCAGGGTCGCGCACTGGTCCTGCGCGGCCTGTCCACCGCGAGCAGCACCAAGGGCGCGCCCGACGGCATGCCGTGGATCGAGGAGAAGGACGTCGCGCGTGAACGCCGCGAGCTCGGCACGAATTTCGTCCGCTTCCTCCTCCAGTGGCGCAAGGTCGAGCCGTCGCCGGGAACGTACGACAGGACGTATCTGCGGCAGGTCGCCGAGCGGGTGCGCTGGTACGGGAAGCGGGGCCACCACGTCCTGCTCGACATGCACCAGGACCTGTACGGGCCGCGCGTCGGCGGCAACGGCGCCCCCGCGTGGGCGACCGGGACCGACGGGCTGACCTCGGCCCCCACCGACCCCTGGGAACTCGGCTACGTCGAGCCGGGGACCGTCCGCGCCTTCGACCGTTTCTGGGGGACGGTCGAAGGCGACGGACGTGACCTGCGCAAGCACTACGTGGGTGCGCTGCGGGAGGTCGCCAGGCACTTCGCCGCCGACGACGCCGTCATCGGCTACGACCTGATGAACGAGCCCTGGGGCGGCAGCGTCCAGGGCCCCGCCTTCGAGTCAGGGCCGCTCGCCCGGCTCTACCAGGACGCCATCGACGCCATCCGCACCGTCGACCGCGACCACTGGCTGTTCGTGGAGCCGTCCGCCATCGGCTCCAACTGGGGCTTCGCCACGGGCCTGCCCCGCCTGGACGACCCGCGCGGCGACGGCGACGCGGCACGCATCGCGTATGCGCCACATCTCTACCCCCTCCCCATGGACCTCGGCGGCGGCTACACCGGCAGCACCAAGGCGCAGGTCGACAGATCGCTGCGGGCCTGGCGCGACCAGACCGAGAAGACCGCGCGACGCCTCGGCGCGCCCGTCGTCATCGGGGAGTTCGGCCTCGACGTGGGGCTGCCGGGCGCCATGGAGTACGTCGAGAAGGTGCAGCGCATGGCCGACGACATGGGGGCGGGCTTCGCGTACTGGTCCAACGACCCCGGCACATGGGCCCCGTGGGACGCGAAACTGCGTCCGACACGGCTGCTGCCCGTACTCGACCGCCCCGCCCCGCTGGCCGTCGCGGGGGATCCGGTCGCGTACCGCTGGGACGCGAAACGGAAGGCGCTGACGGTGAGCTGGCGCGGAACGGAGGGCGTGCGGGGCGGCACGGAGGTCCGGCTGCCGGCCCGGCACTTCCCGAGGGGCGGTCGTGCGCAGGGCGGGGAGGCGGCCTCCTGGGACCCCAAGTCCCGCATCCTCACCCTCACTTCGGGCCCGGGGACGCACTCTGTCCGCATCACGCCACATGCGTGAAAGGGAAGGGTTCCCACCCCTTGTACGCCCGCAACAGCGCCCCCAAGAATGCCCCTGACAATCGCACTTTTGGCGTACACGAGGGGGGCTCCACATCATGGGACAGAAGAGCAGAGCGGTCGCGGGCGGACTGCTCGCCCTCGCACTGGCCGGCGCGGGAGCGGCACCGGCGGTCGCGGGCAACGGGCAGGGTCAGGGGGCGGACCGGGCGCCGACGAAGGCCCCGGCGAAGACCAAGGCCGTCGACTTCGCGGGAACGGTGGCGCTCAGCAACTGTTCCGGGTCGGTGGTCCGCATGCCGAAGTCCAAGGCGGGCGACCCGGCACTCGTCCTCACCAACGGACACTGTCTGGAGACGGGCTTCCCCGGCGCCGGTGAGGTCATCGTCGACCAGCCGTCCACCCGTACCTTCAAACTGCTCGACGCGAAGGCCAATGACGTCGCCACGCTCAAGGCGTCCAAGGTGTCCTACACGACCATGACGGACACCGACATCACGCTCTACCGACTCACCCAGTCCTACGGCGACATCACCAAGAAGTACGGCATCAAGCCGCTGGAGCTGGAGGACGACCACCCGGTGAAGGGGCGCGCCATCACGGTCGTCTCCGGCTACTGGAAGAAGACCTACAGCTGCGACATCGACGGGTTCGTGTACCGGATGAAGGAGGGGGAGTGGACCTGGAAGGACTCCGTCCGCTACACCCCCGCCTGCCAGACCATAGGCGGCACGTCCGGGTCGCCCGTCATCGACCACAAGACCGGAAAGGTCACCGCGGTCAACAACACGGGCAACGAGGACGGCGAGCGCTGCACTCTCAACAACCCCTGTGAGATCGACCGCAAGGGCAGGGTGACGGTGCGGCAGGGCATCAACTACGCGCAGCAGACGTACGGGATCGTGCCGTGCGTCGGCAAGGGCAGCAAGATCGACCTGGGCCGCAAGGGCTGCAAGCTGCCGAGGCCGACGGCCACGAGGTAGCCACTCGGTCGCTGGTCAGGGGGTCCGGCGTACGGAGCGTCCCGCGAGGACGTCCGTGCGCCGGCCGTCCCGCATGACGAACCGCCCGTCGATCAGGACGTGCGGGATGCCGACGGGCAGCGTACGAGGAGCGTCGAAGGTGGAGCCGGCCGCGACGGTCTCCGGGTCGAAGAGGACGAGGTCGGCGCGGTAGCCCTCGCGGACGACGCCCCGGTCGGGCAGGCGGAGGCGGGCGGCGGGCCGGGAGGTGAGGTGCGCGACGGTCTCCTCCACGGACATCACCCCGAGCTCCCTGGCGTACTTTCCCAGGTACTGCGGGAACGTGCCGTACGCGCGCGGGTGCGGCTTGAACCCCTGCAGGATGCCGTCGCTGCCGCCCGTGTGCACGCGGTGCCGCATGATCTCCTGCACGTTCTCCTCATGGCCGACGTGCTGAAGGATCGTGGACCCGAGGTTGTCGTTGAGGAGCAGCCGCCGGGCCGTGACCCAGGGCTCCTCGCCGCGCTGGGCGGCGGACTGGGCGATGGTCTTGCCGACGCAGGACGCGAGCCCCGGGTCGCTGACGCCCGACACCTCGATGGTGTCCCACTCGATGGGCACGCCGTGGCAGCCGTCCGCGCCGATGACCTCCATGTGGTGGCGGATCTTCTCGGCGGTCGCGTCGTCCAGGAGCCGGGCGCGGATCGCGTCGGGCCCGCCCTCGCTCGCCCAGCTGGGCAGCATGGCGACGAGGGTGGTGCAGCCGGGGGTGTAGGGGTACGTGTCGAGGGTGATGTCGGCGCCGTCGGCGAGGGCGGCGTCGAGGAGGGTGAGGAGGTCAGGAGCCTTCCCCTTGTTCACCCCGAAGTTCATGGTGGCGTGGGCGAGGTGGAGGGGGCAGTGGGCGGTACAGGTGAGGTTCACCATCTCCTCGTAGGCCTGGAGGGCCCCGGCTCCGTAACTCCGGTGATGGGGACAGTAATAGCCCTTGTGCGCCGCGACGACCTTGCACAGCTCGGTGAGCTCGGAGTCGTCGGCGTACATGCCGGGCGTGTACGTGAGCCCCGACGACATGCCGACGGCGCCCTCCCGCATGCCCTCCGCGACGAGCCGCTTCATGCGGTCCAGCTCGGCGGGGGTGGCCGGCCGGTCCTCCCAGCCCATCGCATACATGCGGACGGTGCCCTGCGGGATGAGGTACGCGGCGTTCACCGCGATGCCGTGGCCGCCGTGGGCGGAGTCGAGGGCGTCGAGATATCCGCCGACGGTGCGCCACGTGAAGTCGATGTCGCTTCCGTCGCCGTTCCAGCCGGTGATGGCCTGGCGGACCTGGGCGAGCGTGCGGTCGTCCACGGGGGCGTAGGAGAGGCCGTCCTGGCCGATGACTTCCAGGGTGACGCCCTGGGCTGCCTTCGCGGAGTGGTCGGGGTCGCGGAGCAGGGCGAGGTCGCTGTGGGCGTGCATGTCGATGAAACCGGGTGCCAGCGCGAGGCCCTGGGCATCGAGATTGGCCTGCCCCGTGAGGCGGGGCGCTCTCTCCTCCCCCTCCCGGTGGATCGCGGCGATCCTTCCGTCCTGTACGCCGACGTCGGCGCGGTAGGAGGCACCTCCGGTGCCGTCTATGACGCGGGCGTCTCGGATCACCAGGTCCATGGGGGAGCCTTTCTGGGGTCGGCTGCGGGACGGTTGTGGCGCACCCGGCCTCCGGCCGGGTGTTTCTGTTCCCACCCGCACCACCCGTGCGACTTTCGTCGTCGGGTGCGGGTGGCCCAGGTGGGACGGTCCCGCCGTGGGCGGCGAACGGTGGGGAGGGGGTGGTGGCGCGAACGGGCGAAACAAACAATTCGGGACCCAGCGCGCGCTGCGCGAGGGGGGCGAACGGGCGGTCCTGCCCTTGTCTCCTGGGGCGGCTATGCGATGTGGGGTGAACGGGCGGGTGGGTGGATGTGATCCGCCGCGAAGCGGCGGGGCAGGGCAGCCCCCACGGGTGTGATCCGCCGCGGAGCGGCGGGGCAGGGGACCGCCCAAGACCCCCGGTCAGAAATACGTTCGGACGTAGGACGAGACCGTCCCATCCCCCTCCACCACAGGGATCAACTGCCACTTGTCGAACGCCGTGCACGGGTGCGAGAGGCCCATGCCCACCCAGTCGCCGACCGCCAGGTCCGCCTCCGGTGACGTGCGGAGCCAGCCGTGCTGGTCGGACAGGCCGGTGACCGTGATCCCCGTCGCCGCCCGCTCCACCCCGTCCCGGCGGACGACCTGCGCCTCGGGCAGGTCGAGGTCGTACGCCGCGTCCCGCTTCCCCGCGTTGGTGAACGCCTGCTCCGCGGACGGCCGCGACACGACCTGCGCCCAGAGCCGGAACGCGGGTTCGAGGGCGCCCTCCTCAGGGACCCGGTTGAACGGGGTCAGGTGCTTGTAGTGGCCGTCGTCGTGCGACACGTACGCGCCGGAGCGCAGGAGCTTCAGGACGGGCCGCGACAGTTCGGGGATCTCCGCGAAGACCGCCGCGACCGCGTCGAACCACGCGCTGCCGCCCGCACTGACCACGACCTCCGGCAGGTCCGCGAACCACCCGGACTTGTCGAAGTCGGCGAGCAGCGCGACGAGCCGCCGCAGCCAAGCCGTCACCGTCTCGCTGGACGCCTCCGGCACCTCCCCCTCGTACCCCGCGACACCCACCAGCCGCAGCGTGTCCGCCGCGGCGACCGCGTTGGCGATGTCGAAGCACTCGGCCTCGGTGCGCGCCCCGGTCCGCGCGCCGTCACCCGCGGCGAGCTCGACGACCACGTCCACCGGACGGCTCGCGCCCGCCTCGCCGAGGGCGGCGTGCATGAGCTCGACGCCGCGTACGGAGTCGACGTAACAGACGAAACGGAAGGAGGAATCCGCATCCAGCTCGCCCGCCAGCCAGCGCAGCGCCGCCGCGTCGACGAGTTCGTTGGCCAAGAAGATCCGCTCCACGCCGAACTTCCGTGCCACGCGCACCTGGTGGGGGACGGCGAGGGTGATGCCCCAGGCGCCGCGCTCCAGCTGGCGGGCGAAGAGCTGCGGGGCCATGGACGTCTTGCCGTGCGGCGCGAACGCGAGGCCGTGGCGTTCGGCGTACGTCTCCATGAGGGCGAGGTTGTGCTCCAGGCGTTCGGCGGAGAGCGCGAGGACGGGCGTGGTGAAGCCGCCCGTGAAGAGGTTCCGCCGCTGGGCGGTGAGTTCGCCGACCGTCAGTCCTTCGGCGTCCGGAGGAAGCCCCTTGAAGCGGTGGTCCACTCGCTCGTCCGCGAGGGCGGTGTCGACGACGTCGTCGGCGGCCATGGGCGCCTCCTCCAGGAGTGCATTCAAGAGCGCGTTGCAACATTTGCAACGCTCATTGCGTATGTCGCTTACTGCTGTCTAACATCCGAGCCAACGCCGGGTCAACGGATCAGGCGAGCCGGTGAAGGGGTTGGAAGATCGTGACCGCACAGGCACCCGTGGACGTCGTGGCGCTCGGCGAGTCCATGGTCACCTTCCTCCCCGCCCGGCCCGGCCGCCTCGCCGACGTGCCGTCCTTCGACCGCGGCATCGGCGGCGCCGAGTCGAACGTCGTCTGCGCGCTCGCCGCCGCCGGGCACACCACCCGCTGGGTCAGCCGCGTCGGCGCCGACGGTTTCGGCGACCACCTCGTCGAGGCGATCGCGCGCTACGGAGTGGACACCTCCGCCGTCGGCCGCGACCCGCACCGCCCCACCGGCATCTACTTCCGCACCGCCGACGACCGCGACACCGACGCCCACGAGGTCGTCTACTACCGCGCGGGTTCCGCCGCCTCCGCCATGGCGCCGGGCTCCGTCGACGAGGACGCCCTCGCCTCGGGCCGCATCCTGCACCTGTCGGGCATCACCCCCGCGCTGTCCGCCGACTGCCTCGCGCTCGTACGTCACCTCTGCGCCCGGCGCGCGGACCGCGGACCGCTCGTCTCCTTCGACGTCAACCACCGCCCCGGCCTCTGGAAGGACGACGCCCCTGCGGACCCCTCCGTCCTTCTCGACCTCGCGCGCGGCACCGACCTCGTCTTCGTCGGCGAGGACGAGGCCGCCGCGGCCTGGGGCGTCACCGGCGGACCCGACGCCATCCGCGCCGCCCTGCCCGAACCCGACACCCTCGTCGTGAAGCAGGGCAGCCGCGGCGCCACCGTCCACCGCCACGGTGAGGACCCCGTCTTCCAGGCCGCGCTGAAGGTCGACGTCGTCGCGCCCGTCGGCGCCGGCGACGCCTTCGCCGCCGGTTTCCTCTCCGCCACCCTGCGGGGCCTGCCCGCCGCGCAGCGCCTGCGGCACGGCCACCTCATGGCCGCCGCCGCCCTCACCGTCCCCGGTGATCTCGCACCGCCCCCCGCCCGCGCCCACGCCGACCGCCTCGCCGCCCTGGACGACGCAGCCTGGGAGACACTTCGTCTCGGCCCCGGCTGGACGGAACGCGTCCCGGAGGACACCGGGGCCGAGGAGGAGGTACGTACCCCATGAGCCAGACCGTCGACCGCGCGCTCTCGATCCTGCCGCTGCTCGCCGAGGGCCCCGCCGATCTGGGACAGGTGGCCGACCGGCTCGACGTCCACAAGTCGACCGCGCTCCGGCTCCTGCGCACCCTCCACGAGCACGGCCTGGTCTTCCGCCAGTCCGACCAGCGCTACCGCCTCGGCGCGCGCCTCTTCGCGCTCGCCCAGGAAGCCGTCGAGAACCTCGACGTGCGCGAGATCGCCCACCCCCATCTCCTCGCCCTCAACGAGAAGTGCGGCCACACGGTCCACCTCGCCGTGTACGAGGAGCAGGAGGTGCTGTACATCGACAAGGTCGAGAGCCGCTATCCGGTGCGGATGTACTCCCGTATCGGAAAGCCGGTGGCGATCACCGTCGCCGCCGTCGCGAAGCTGCTGCTCGCCGACTTCCCGGAGGCCGAGCGCCGCGCCATCGCGGAGAAGCTCGACTACCCCACCTACACGTCCCGTTCGACGCCGAACGCCGCCGCGTTCCTCAAGGAGCTGGCGGCCGTGCGCGAACAGGGCTGGGCCACCGACCTCGGTGGCCACGAGGAGTCCATCAACTGCATCGGGGCCCCCATCCGCGGTGCGGACGGACGCGTCGTCGCCGCCATGTCGGTGTCCGCACCGAATGTCGTCGTCACCGCCGAGGAACTCCTCTCCCTGCTCCCACTGGTGCGCCGCACGGCGGACGCCATCAGCCGGGAGTACTCCGGCAACGCCCCTCTGAAGGAAGCACGTTCATGACCGAGAAGACCGCCCTCACCCCGGCCACCCACACCACCCCGCCCGCGAAGTTCTCCCACGGCGTGAAGAAGGGCAACATCCTTCAGGTCGCGGGACAGGTCGGCTTCCTGCCCGCCGAGGAGGGCAAGGCGCCCACCCCCGCGGGCCCGACCCTGCGCGAGCAGACCCTCCAGACGTTCGCCAACGTCAAGGCGATCCTCGAAGAAGGCGGCGCGACCTGGGACGACGTGATGATGATGCGCGTCTACCTCACGGACGTGGACCACTTCGCGGAGATGAACGAGATCTACAACGCGTACTTCGAGGAGCAGGGCCTGAAGGCCCCCGCCTCCGCCCGCACCACGGTCTACGTCGGTCTTCCGGCGGGCCTCCTCATCGAGATCGACGCGCTCGCCGTCCTCGGCTGACGCACATCCCTCTCCACCGGCAAGCCGTACGTCGTCACGGCACGGCGCCCACCCCCGGGGCGCCGTGCCGCGATCCCCCCTGCTCCGAAAGCCCCATGCACTTACGAGGTCAACGATGTCCCCGTCCCACACCGCCGTGCTCGCGGCCGCCCCCGCCGCAGAACCGCCCCCGCACACCGGCGGACTGCTCGCCCTGATCGACGGCACGGCAGGCCTGCTGACCGTCGCCGCGCTGGGCATCGTCCTTCTCCTTTTCCTGATCATCAAGATCAGGCTGCAGCCCTTCGTGGCGCTCCTGGCGGTCTCCATAGCCGTCGGCCTCGCGGCCGGCCTCTCCGTCACCGAACTCTTCGGCACCGTCCAGAAGTCCGACGCCGTCTCGGTCATCGAATCGGGCATGGGCGGGATCCTCGGCCATGTGGCGATCATCATCGGCCTCGGCACGATGCTCGGCGCGATCCTGGAGGTCTCGGGCGGAGCGGAGGTCCTCGCCTCCCGCTTGCTGGGCCTCTTCGGTGAGAAGCGCGCGCCTCTGGCCATGGGCCTGACGGGTCTGATCTTCGGTGTCCCCGTCTTCTTCGACGTCGGCATCTTCGTCCTCGCGCCGATCGTGTACGCGGCGGCGAAGCGCAGCGGCAAATCGATCCTCCTCTACTGCCTCCCCCTGCTCGCGGGTCTCTCCATGACCCACGCGTTCCTGCCCCCGCACCCCGGCCCGGTGGCCGCGGCGGGACTGCTCAAGGTGGACCTGGGCTGGGTCATCCTCATGGGCATCGTCTGCGGTATCCCCGCGGTCCTTGCCGCCTGGGTCTACTCCGCATGGATCGGCAAGCGCATCTTCGTGCCCGTGCCGCAGGACATGGTCGAGGCGGCGGACGAGGCGAAGGCGGCGGTCGTCGCGGAGCAGCGCGCGGCGGGTGTGGCGCCGCAGGAGAAGCCGGTGCCGCTGGGCACCGTCTTCACGATCATCGGTACGCCCCTGTTCCTGATCCTCCTCGCCACGTTCTCCTCGATCGCCTTCGACCCCTCCACGTTCCGCTCGGTCATCGAGTTCTTCGGCAGCCCGTTCGTGGCCCTGACGATCGCCCTGCTGATGGCCTACTACCTGCTGGGCATCCGGCGCGGCTGGTCCCGCAAGTCCCTGGAGACGGTGTCCACGTCCTCCCTCAAGCCGGTCGGCAACATCCTCCTCGTCGTCGGCGCGGGCGGGATCTTCGGCGCGGTCCTGAAGGCGAGCGGCGTGGCCGCCGCGATCTCGGACACGTTCCAGGACGTGGGCCTGCCCATCATCGTCCTCGCCTACCTGCTCTCCCTGATCCTGCGCGTCGCCCAGGGCTCGGCGACGGTGGCGATCGTCACGACGGCGGGCATCGTCGCCCCCCTCCTCTCCGAGGGCGACTACTCCCAGGCGTTCGTGGCCCTGGTCATCATGGCCATCTCGGCGGGCTCCATCTTCGCCTCGCACGTCAACGACGGCGGCTTCTGGATGGTCGCGAAGTACTTCGGCATCAGCGAGCGGGACACGCTGAAGACATGGACGGTCCTGGAGTCGGTCCTGTCGGTCGCGGGCTTCGCGGTGGCGGCGGTCGTGAGCTTGTTCGTGTAGCGGTACGGAAGCGGTGGGGCACCCGGCGAACCTGCTGGGTGCCCCGTCTGCGTCAGAGCAGGTGTCGGTGAGGGGGGCCCGCAGAAGCTCTCCACGTCGTCGTCCACGACTGGCACCCGAGGCACAGGCACCCCCCGCCTCATCGCGGCCTGCGACGCCCGGCGTGGGTCCGC
This window encodes:
- a CDS encoding GntP family permease codes for the protein MSPSHTAVLAAAPAAEPPPHTGGLLALIDGTAGLLTVAALGIVLLLFLIIKIRLQPFVALLAVSIAVGLAAGLSVTELFGTVQKSDAVSVIESGMGGILGHVAIIIGLGTMLGAILEVSGGAEVLASRLLGLFGEKRAPLAMGLTGLIFGVPVFFDVGIFVLAPIVYAAAKRSGKSILLYCLPLLAGLSMTHAFLPPHPGPVAAAGLLKVDLGWVILMGIVCGIPAVLAAWVYSAWIGKRIFVPVPQDMVEAADEAKAAVVAEQRAAGVAPQEKPVPLGTVFTIIGTPLFLILLATFSSIAFDPSTFRSVIEFFGSPFVALTIALLMAYYLLGIRRGWSRKSLETVSTSSLKPVGNILLVVGAGGIFGAVLKASGVAAAISDTFQDVGLPIIVLAYLLSLILRVAQGSATVAIVTTAGIVAPLLSEGDYSQAFVALVIMAISAGSIFASHVNDGGFWMVAKYFGISERDTLKTWTVLESVLSVAGFAVAAVVSLFV
- a CDS encoding N-acyl-D-amino-acid deacylase family protein; this translates as MDLVIRDARVIDGTGGASYRADVGVQDGRIAAIHREGEERAPRLTGQANLDAQGLALAPGFIDMHAHSDLALLRDPDHSAKAAQGVTLEVIGQDGLSYAPVDDRTLAQVRQAITGWNGDGSDIDFTWRTVGGYLDALDSAHGGHGIAVNAAYLIPQGTVRMYAMGWEDRPATPAELDRMKRLVAEGMREGAVGMSSGLTYTPGMYADDSELTELCKVVAAHKGYYCPHHRSYGAGALQAYEEMVNLTCTAHCPLHLAHATMNFGVNKGKAPDLLTLLDAALADGADITLDTYPYTPGCTTLVAMLPSWASEGGPDAIRARLLDDATAEKIRHHMEVIGADGCHGVPIEWDTIEVSGVSDPGLASCVGKTIAQSAAQRGEEPWVTARRLLLNDNLGSTILQHVGHEENVQEIMRHRVHTGGSDGILQGFKPHPRAYGTFPQYLGKYARELGVMSVEETVAHLTSRPAARLRLPDRGVVREGYRADLVLFDPETVAAGSTFDAPRTLPVGIPHVLIDGRFVMRDGRRTDVLAGRSVRRTP
- a CDS encoding trypsin-like serine peptidase, giving the protein MGQKSRAVAGGLLALALAGAGAAPAVAGNGQGQGADRAPTKAPAKTKAVDFAGTVALSNCSGSVVRMPKSKAGDPALVLTNGHCLETGFPGAGEVIVDQPSTRTFKLLDAKANDVATLKASKVSYTTMTDTDITLYRLTQSYGDITKKYGIKPLELEDDHPVKGRAITVVSGYWKKTYSCDIDGFVYRMKEGEWTWKDSVRYTPACQTIGGTSGSPVIDHKTGKVTAVNNTGNEDGERCTLNNPCEIDRKGRVTVRQGINYAQQTYGIVPCVGKGSKIDLGRKGCKLPRPTATR
- a CDS encoding amino acid deaminase, which gives rise to MAADDVVDTALADERVDHRFKGLPPDAEGLTVGELTAQRRNLFTGGFTTPVLALSAERLEHNLALMETYAERHGLAFAPHGKTSMAPQLFARQLERGAWGITLAVPHQVRVARKFGVERIFLANELVDAAALRWLAGELDADSSFRFVCYVDSVRGVELMHAALGEAGASRPVDVVVELAAGDGARTGARTEAECFDIANAVAAADTLRLVGVAGYEGEVPEASSETVTAWLRRLVALLADFDKSGWFADLPEVVVSAGGSAWFDAVAAVFAEIPELSRPVLKLLRSGAYVSHDDGHYKHLTPFNRVPEEGALEPAFRLWAQVVSRPSAEQAFTNAGKRDAAYDLDLPEAQVVRRDGVERAATGITVTGLSDQHGWLRTSPEADLAVGDWVGMGLSHPCTAFDKWQLIPVVEGDGTVSSYVRTYF
- a CDS encoding RidA family protein, which produces MTEKTALTPATHTTPPAKFSHGVKKGNILQVAGQVGFLPAEEGKAPTPAGPTLREQTLQTFANVKAILEEGGATWDDVMMMRVYLTDVDHFAEMNEIYNAYFEEQGLKAPASARTTVYVGLPAGLLIEIDALAVLG
- a CDS encoding cellulase family glycosylhydrolase, coding for MKSPAARPTWVTGAVGAVVLAVAAALLVAVGPRGAGAAPADTASGHRWITDRQGRALVLRGLSTASSTKGAPDGMPWIEEKDVARERRELGTNFVRFLLQWRKVEPSPGTYDRTYLRQVAERVRWYGKRGHHVLLDMHQDLYGPRVGGNGAPAWATGTDGLTSAPTDPWELGYVEPGTVRAFDRFWGTVEGDGRDLRKHYVGALREVARHFAADDAVIGYDLMNEPWGGSVQGPAFESGPLARLYQDAIDAIRTVDRDHWLFVEPSAIGSNWGFATGLPRLDDPRGDGDAARIAYAPHLYPLPMDLGGGYTGSTKAQVDRSLRAWRDQTEKTARRLGAPVVIGEFGLDVGLPGAMEYVEKVQRMADDMGAGFAYWSNDPGTWAPWDAKLRPTRLLPVLDRPAPLAVAGDPVAYRWDAKRKALTVSWRGTEGVRGGTEVRLPARHFPRGGRAQGGEAASWDPKSRILTLTSGPGTHSVRITPHA
- a CDS encoding sugar kinase, which translates into the protein MVTAQAPVDVVALGESMVTFLPARPGRLADVPSFDRGIGGAESNVVCALAAAGHTTRWVSRVGADGFGDHLVEAIARYGVDTSAVGRDPHRPTGIYFRTADDRDTDAHEVVYYRAGSAASAMAPGSVDEDALASGRILHLSGITPALSADCLALVRHLCARRADRGPLVSFDVNHRPGLWKDDAPADPSVLLDLARGTDLVFVGEDEAAAAWGVTGGPDAIRAALPEPDTLVVKQGSRGATVHRHGEDPVFQAALKVDVVAPVGAGDAFAAGFLSATLRGLPAAQRLRHGHLMAAAALTVPGDLAPPPARAHADRLAALDDAAWETLRLGPGWTERVPEDTGAEEEVRTP
- a CDS encoding IclR family transcriptional regulator, with the translated sequence MSQTVDRALSILPLLAEGPADLGQVADRLDVHKSTALRLLRTLHEHGLVFRQSDQRYRLGARLFALAQEAVENLDVREIAHPHLLALNEKCGHTVHLAVYEEQEVLYIDKVESRYPVRMYSRIGKPVAITVAAVAKLLLADFPEAERRAIAEKLDYPTYTSRSTPNAAAFLKELAAVREQGWATDLGGHEESINCIGAPIRGADGRVVAAMSVSAPNVVVTAEELLSLLPLVRRTADAISREYSGNAPLKEARS